aaaaaatcaatacaaacaAGATCCTAAAGCAATACATAAAATGAAAGAGACTAAGCAGTGTGTCAGCACACAGCTTATATAAGCGGCTCTATAAGCAAAATACTCATTCTGTTTTTAAAACGTATCTTTTATCTTAATGAAAGAGTTCGGAAAATCAGActtttggattttaaaattttagaGAAACAATCTGAGCTGCAGCTGAACTCATGGCACTCCAGACTGCACCAGTTAAACCGAATTTAAGTGGTGGTCTCTGAAAACATGTTCTCGGTTGTTTAACTTTAACACGGTTGTGTGTTGTACACTTGAGTGAATAGTTTGTTCCTACCTTATCAAAGCTGAAGGATAGCATCACTGATCAGCAGACCTTAAAGAGAAGGACAAGATGATCCTGGATTTCCCCCCTAGGCTAAATCGGATCGTGTCCATAAATAATGATAAAACTCTAACACGGACCAGCTCCGTCCACACAGAAACTCCAGCGCCTGGGACAGCCTCAACTCAACATAAGGCCCAGTGGTTTCTCCAGGCTGCAAAGCCTGAAACATTAGCAACCTCCACACTCTTTCTAGGCCCAGCAAAGTCACGGCGTCTTATTGGCGGGTATGGAGTGAAGACTCCACTCCGGATCAGGAGACCTGATCAGTGGTCCAGAAAGGCGAAGGGGTTAGcctgtctccttctcctccatctAAACATCTGCAAATGGCAATCAGGTGTGACATCTTGAGCCCGCGGGAATTTCCTCCTTTGGGTCCCACTCTTCACCATCCTCCATGCCTCCAACCAGCTGTGGCAGCTGTCAACTGACCAAGAGCCAGAATTCCCTCTTTCCGCAGTTTACATCCATCAATAAGAGCAGCAAAGTCAACTTTTTACATGGATCTGATGTGGAACTCTGGATCCAgttatattttgtaaattagTAAATTCTACTaagtccaaaaacaaaaaattctcTACCCACTCACAGTTTTTTCCGGGCAGTTATTCAGCTTTTAATGAGCATTCCGCCGCAACTGGCCACCTCTTTGAGGAAGTATGCTTagagttttcaaaccaaattACGCAAAACAAGCAAGAATCTTCGGACATTAGCTCCTACGAGTTAATTCGAGATCCATTTCCCCCTTCCTCAGTTGCTGGTGCTCTCACAGCAATCAATGCCAGGAAAGCCACAGGTGAAGATAAATTAGATCCATTCCTTCTTAAATGATCTGCTTCTTTAGTCACAAACTGCCTAACTCAGATTTTTAACCAGAGTATAAATACTGGTATGATCCCAAAAATTTGGAAATCACCTCGTTATGCCACTTCACAAAGGTGGACATAAGTCATTCATGAATAACTATCCTATCCTCTACCATGGTTACTATCTCACTGGACGTTGAAAAGGCGTTTGACAGGGTGGAGTGGNNNNNNNNNNTCTCCACCCTGGAATGTTTCGGCTTCAGCAAAAAGTTCATAACTTGGATTAGCCTCATATACTCTAACCCCACAGCGTCAGTGCTTACAAACCGCATCATATCCCTCCCATTTGAACTGGGAAGAGGCAGCTGCACTTGAACCGCTAGCAGTGGCTATATGTAGAGAACCTTCTTTTCCAGACATACAAATTGGTGACAAATGTCATAAATTGATGATGTATGCAGACAATATCCCCCCCCATATTGACGGATCTAATCAATTCAAATTTTGAACCCCTTCTGGACAAACTGTATCTCTCTTTTCCATTCGCCATTGTATCTCTTTATGTGTGGCAGGGCAAACATCATTAAAATAACTTTCAACTACTTGCTACAGGCTCTCCCACTCTGAATTTCTTTGCGCTATTTCAAACAGTTTGATTAActttgtaatacatttttttggaaTAACAAATAATTTGCTCTTTTACCATTATGCGTTCACCATTAGGCATATGGCATAGTGGTCTTTACCCTCGAAGAGAGCCCTCCCCCGTGGTTCCACCTCGAAAGCATGGAGTACTCCCCTCTTACACCCATAGCATACATCACAGCTAAATTAGCCCCACAGAATAAGTTACATCCCATTTTGTCCCACATTCAGTGGGTGTGGAAGAGAGTAGCTAAGATCTTCAAATCTGGCAAAATCCCAAGCTGTGTATAAATAAATCTCCCTTCCTTTGGAAGCTCTGGTGGCAAAAAGGGATTAGGGTGCTTGGAGACTTGTACCATGATGGGACATCGCTTGAGGCACTTAGAAAGGGATTTGACTTACCAGATGATAAACAATGGAAGTATTTTCAGATAAGACACCTCGTGGTGCAGGTCTTCGGCCCCCCTTCATTAGTCCCACCGAGCGGTGACAAGCTAGAGAAGGTCCTAAAATTTTTTGTTGCGGCCATGAAGCCTCTGCTTATTACGCTATGATCCTTACAGACTCAGACTCAAATATATTGTCCTCTAAAATGACATGGGAAACAGACCTAAAGGTGTCCTTCACAGATGCTAAATGGGGGAGAATTCTTGCATACAATCGTAGATAAAATTGTCAACCAGAATATCCCGGTCACCCCTAGTCTGTTTATCTTGGGGGACTCCTCTGCATTAAGTGACCTGACCTCTCCATTCTAACGAAGGCCTCCTCTGCGCCAGCACTGATTTGTGGAACGCCGCTCTGGGCCAGCTGGCTGCCCTTGAACAACTGTCCTAAACGGTGCTTGAGAGGAGTACAACTTGAAATAGGGGAAGTATCATTCGCACACTTTGGGCAATTAATGGTGTTCCGGCTCATAAAGATAGCATTTAACTAGGAAACATGTCTGAGGGATACATTTTGATAGAATACTGTACCTATATAGCTATGTATAGGCAAGGTTGTAAACTCGAGGGCTCTGTGCATTACTgtctcttttcttatttttttgtgccatgcaggaactcatagtgcacctttaactcAACAGTACAAACATGTAAGCTCTTTTAAACCACAAAATGAGACAAGAATCCACTCCTATGTTCAGTTTTCTCTGTGTTGGTACTATTAGATTTGAAAAACCCAGAGATTGTGACGTTAAGGAACTTGACCAAGGACAGCACTGGAGTCTACAAATGCTCAGCCAGCAACGATGTGGGAGAACAGAGCTGTACCGTGGAGGTCAAGATACACTGTGAGTGGAAAACCCTCGATGAACAAAATGTGTGACTTTTGATTTAGAAGTGAGGGCCGCTTGCACACACATTTTTCTGACAGCAGTGTAATGTTGTAATCATGGTGCGTAGGATTTCCCGCTTTCTGCTGTacatataatattttttatccCCGGTGACAAATGTTTGCTAACTCatcataaaacacactttagcctggaaatccatACCCAAAGCCagaagattaagggtctggcattgagtaatgaaagttgcccaCCTTGCACCGAGCATGCGTTTGAAAATCTCTCACGGGGTGATGAACCCAAGCCCCATaagcttagctaccagcggagctaactgctAGATTAAACTGTCCTCATCTGTttagcttgcctctggccccacctacatcagatacaccgatgtgattggtgcagcttgcctcCGCCTAAATCAgacacaccgatgtgattggtacAGCTTGCCTCTgcccccgcctatatcagatacaccgatgtgattggtgcagcttgcctctTGCCCctcctatatcagatacactgatgtgattgatgcagctcgcctctggccccgcctcaatcagatacactgatgtgattggtgcagctcgcatctggcccgcctatatcagatacactgatgtgattggtgcagctcgcctctggcccgcctacatcagatacactgatgtgattggtgcagctcagctacaagggcatagttaagcAGCATTACTTAacgccagagtaactcgctgagcaaattcataTTGTGCCCTTGCGAGGAACTCTGGATCTCCAGGGTACAGAAACTAAGTATAACTCgtcaaaattgttttaattaagtCTCTTCACAACAATCAGCAACTCtttttttggttgaaataaatcctTCCTTTACAGTAAGACGTGAAAAATATGCCAGGTCTGCACGCCGTGTAATGTAATCATCTGGACAGACTGTCAGTCTTCTGGACCCAGAGCCCGCTGCTCTGGAACCTGGCATCTCCACACAGCTAGCATACGCTAACGTTGTTTACATGAGTTCTTCTTGCACCTACTACAAGTAGAGAACGTTTGTAATCTCACTAGGCAATCTAGTACACTTTACCAATACATGTGTTACAGTAAGTACATGGTGGGTTTCATTTGAAGACCCGCTATTATCACACCTTTACAAACGGCAACCTACATACTTACCACACGTCATACAAGACTACATCCCAGGACCTGTTAAGGTGGGGGGTTAGAAAGTAAGGCACCTGCTAAccaaagtattttctgtatgATTTATTGGGATTTTTATTGGCTGGTAGTATTCACAGTTCTACATTAGGGAAAACACTTCtagaacagaaaatgtatttcagttttaatttcacttttaaGCTCACTATCAGTATACTCTGTCTTacacgactgtgtgtgtgtgtgtgtgtgtgtgtgtgtgtgtgtgtgtgNNNNNNNNNNgtgtgtgtgtgtgtgtgtgtgtgtgtgtgtgtgtgtgtgtagatgtaaGGAGCATGGGTGTGGTAGCAGGGGCCGTGGTTGGCGTGTCCTTCGGAGTCCTCCTTATCGTCCTTATCGTCTGGTTGGTGTTCCGCAAAAAGGAGATGAAGAAATATGAAGAAGAAGAGACGCCAAATGAAATCAGGTATACAATGGACACTTATGCTGCATTCCAAACACAGTTTTTAGCCCCTAAGTTACTAATTCAAGTCACTACTCACAACTTGGTagcgttccaggcaaagtcaccacaaaccgttctagctagcgttagctagcgttTGCTGATACTAGCGATTTCTAGTCAAcaacatattttgggcttcatttaataaacataacctgtagtagtacacaatcatgtgtgtattgttttgattacaatgtgtggAATTACTTTACGTTGCCTATTAATACGATTTCTCACAGCGTCTTTATAGCATCAACAGGGGTCGctatgttgtttatgtgtgtgtgacgtcaaaacTGTAATTGGGAGTACAACGATCTGGTTCAAGTTCACAAGTATCAAGTTATGGGTTTGACTGCCGATCCAGGGCACTTTCACGGttagaaggttgtgaaaacacgagTTACGGGAtgcctggaacgcagcattaCTCTGGCAGTCTTAACCATGCGGCTTTAACCCCAGCCTGAATAATTGCATGGAAACTATCAACGCATGCAGCTGTATTGATCATTCAACTTGCTTTGGCACACGAAAATGGCACAATGTCAGTGAAATTTAGTGAAGTGAATACTTGAACAAATTTCACTCTACTAGTAAATGCTAATTTGATCTTTTGCGGGCACTCATGGAACTCATGCACACATGTACTCATTTCAGGGAGGATGCAGAGGCTCCAAAAGCTAAACTGGTGAAGCCCAACTCCCTCTCGTCGTCCCGCTCTGGCAGCTCTCGCTCAGGCACTTCCTCCACTCAGTCCATGGTGCACAACATGGGGCTCCGAGGCCCACGAGCATGTGTTCCTGCTGTGGCAGCCCTCAAGGAAAACTGCCAAgcctcctccttccctcagtcTCCGCCTGGCTACAATCAGACCGTTCCCAAGATTCCTGAACCACGCTCAACGCCAACCTCCACGTCTACCTCCAACTGCAAGCCCAGCCCTCCCCCTAAGCTGAGTCCTGGAAACCTGAACCGCATGGGGGCCACGCCTGTCATGGTCCCTGCCCAAACCAAGGCCTTCCAGACTGTGTAGAAGATGCAAAGACACAGAGGAAAAGACCAAGGCAGTCTCAGGACACGGCGACTAGCTGAAACCCAGGATTTAGACTCTGACATAGATCCAGTTATATTATCTAGAAATATTCTCACCGTTTCGCTATCTGATGGTTACTTTCAGTCATTCAACTCTCACACTGGCACCTGAGCAACATGTGCCATAGACTGTGATTTTCCGAAGACAAGGAGGTGTTGAAACTGAAGCTGCAGGTAGTTTCTTATGGAAGGAGAGGATTGCACGAGGGAGTGAATGGGGATGAGGTAATGTAATGAGAGGAAGTCCAAAGCGCCGAACCAGACTCACATTTAATCAACGCATTACATGACATGGCAGCGTCATTTTTTTCGCTGAAGACAACATAGTTTAAGTGCAGGTTGTCCCAGTACATAAACAGGATGAATGGCCCTGATTGTATAAACAGACTTAAGTGGACACTTCATATATCCCTCCATACATGTGTCACACGCTTTTAATATGGACATAAATTATACTGAGCCACTGCTTCCTCTGTGCCAACTGAAAAGTCACATAGATGTGCACAATTACCTTCTTCAGTTTGAGTGTGGCTTCATACAGGACACATGAGATGATCATATTCATACCTGATGTGTCGAGGCTCATAGAGAATTCAGAAGTGCATTTTCAGGAGTGCTTATATTTGTGAAGATTGTTACAGGGTTAAGGCCCAACTGAGAAAGTGCCACGATGTGATGGTTTACATTCGATAGAAGAAGAATGAAATGTTTGAATGTGGTGCCAACTAAGGTCATATACGGTGATTTCTCGGCAATACGTTAGTAAGAACCCCCTTGTCAACCTGTTTGTTTTGGATAGAAATGAGTTTTATATGACTCATTAAATTGTTTATGCTGAGATGACATGTCCTTGTGCACTCTTAGTACAATAGAGCTGTCTAAAGAGTGCCTTTGGAGATAAACAGGCTCATTGTAATGATCAAACATACACAGTACCatagacaacacaacacattgtAAATTACAAGCGGGACACTAATCTGAGTTaatgtagacagacagacagacatagacagacaggcagacagacagacatagacagacacaaagacaggcagagactgacagacacatagactagaaaagcgccatataaaaacagtccactgacagacagacagagaggacattCTTCATTCTTCACTTCCATTCCTTCTCTTCAGTTCATAATCTGCCTCATATCCCTTTTGATCTTTCCTCTTGTCTTGTGAGTCGCAACCTACTAGCTCTTCTCAGCTCTAGGCGAAAcataattgttttattgttttatctaTTTGCAACGTACAATACACAAACAGCAACACGCGGCCAACATAAGCAAAAAGCGGAAACAACACAAACGCCAAATACACatattacataaataaacatgtgCAATGCATAAAGTGTCAACAATTATTGGAGTAGGCTGACGCATGACACGTGTGCATATATCCAAATGACGACACCAAAAGGTCTCCAATCCCTTTACAGCAATGCCATGACAGCACAGCCATTTTCTgaatgatcacatttcaactcaTCTAAAAAGCGACTGTAATAATATTGCAAATCTTTATATAGCCTAAACAAAACCTTgtgtgtaaaacacacacacacacacacacacacacacatacacacaaatgtgcaGCAAGGCTCACAACTGAAAACCACtagagacctttttttttatctttctttttttctgtacctGGAGAAATCAATTCCTCTCACCTGATATGGCCATTTCTCTGTCAAAATGTGTATTAGTTCTTGCATTATTGTTGTTATAGTTTGGGTTGTGTGGTTGTTAGTATGGATTTGTTTGTTGTGgattttttgctctttttttgctACTTCTCTGACTGGAAAGTGATCATCCAGACTTGGACCTAGCCCACCTGGAGCCCAATGAACAGAGCAATACCTATACTGTGATTCCTATATCCTTTTAGTTTTTATGTGTCAGAAAGTATTAGCCTCCAATGTTCAACCTTCCACTACATACACTGAAGTTTCTGGGTCCTATCTATCATCTGGCACAGTGCAAAACCCGACGCAAGTGTCTATTTCCTGTCCAGCGCCCACGTCATTTAaacagcaaatgcacctgcatcCATGTGTGCGTCCATGGGCCTACTGGTCTtaaagggaggtgtgttcaggtgcagtctgggcgtattgctatcttgaagcagcgggaagtgatctcaccattgaccaacaaaaacctggtctaaaatCACCTAGGCTCGCTGTGCAATGGGCCTAGGcgcacacacagggacgcgcagcagcacacaaacatgcaaaagttgaaaaataaaaatattacaatgcgAAATAGTGTTATGTGATCTGCTCCCACACTTTCACTTAACGCAcgagcagatcagtttcttctctccttcctgctcagcAAATCCTCCATCTTAATATCAATGCGCCAAGCTATTTGGCTTGTAAAGGGAATGGCAGATGACAATGATTGGTTTATTGGATGTTgtccaaaacacacctatgattaatgaagacactaagtacaacttagaatattaatctgagcctgtcagcggcaaaacaagcacttttttgaaggtaaatacaagaaaaacagacataGCACGCAGGAGAGCAGTAAAAGCTTataaggattattaggaacacctgttcaatttctcatcNNNNNNNNNNtctaatcaaccaatcacatggcagttgcttcaatccATTTAGGGGTATAgtcctggtccagaccatctcctgaactccaaactgaatgtcaNNNNNNNNNNgaaaggtgatttaagcaattttgagcgtggcatggttgttggaaCCAGACGGGCCgttctgagtatttcacaatctgctcagttactgggattttcacgcactagggtttacaaagaatggtgtgaaaagggaaaaacatccagtatgcggcagtcttgtgggcaaaaatgcctgtTGATGCTAGAagcagaggagaatgggccgactgattcaagctgatagaagagcaactttgactgtaATAAcaactcgttacaaccgaggtatgcagcaaagcatttgtgaagccacaacacgcacaacctNNNNNNNNNNNNNNTACAACAGCAGAataccccaccgggtaccactcatctccactacaaataggaaaaagatgCTACagtttgcaagagctcaccaaaattggacagttgaagaNNNNNNNNNNgttgcctggtctgatgagtctcgattccAGACATTCAgatagagtcagaatttggcgtaaacagaatgagaacatggaacCATCCTGAATTGTTCCCACTGTGCAGGTGGTGGTGGGGTGGTGTAATGGGTGGGGGGtgtttcttggcacactttaggcccttAGTGCCattgggcatggtttaaatgccacggcctacctgagcattgtttctgaccatgtccatcctttTATGGCCACATGTACCCATCcttgatggctacttccagcaggtaAGCCCAGTCACATaagctcaaatcatttcaaattggtttcttgaacatgacaatgagttcactgtgctaaaatgcccccctcccccccaggcaccagatctcaacccaacaGAGCATCTTTTGGATGTGGTGGAACAGGAGCTTCGAGCCccggatgtgcatcccacaaatctccatcaactgcaagaNNNNNNNNNNtcaatatgggccaacatttctaaacaatgctttcagcaccttgtgaATCAATGCTTCGTAGAATTAAGgaagttctgaaggcaaaagggggtcaaacacagtattagtgtgGTGTTCCTactaatcctttaggtgagtgtatatgctgcatgttacatttcaaacatttaGAAACAAAAGCCCGCTCCGTTTTTCCTTCTCAGTTTCCGCTGGGTCCTTctgctttttcttctcctccggGAAAACAACCACGTTGCATTGTGGTATTTGCAGTAACACACATTGTGTGTACACTCAAATAAGCAGTGCATTGAGGGTATTTTATAGTGGACTGTATAGTGAATGAAGTTTACTGGGGAGAATTTTAACACTACTACCAGATGGCGAACACACTATATAGAGCACTTTTCCCGGGATGGGGAACGGTTTCGAACACAGCCactgtctctccctctgtcttctaCTCACTCACCGTGCAAATGGCCATAGCAACAAGTtctaccgtgtgtgtgtgtgtgtgtgtgtgcatgtgtgtgtttgtgtttggtctCTGAATCTCATATGCAAAAGTAGGGGAGCGACACAAATACTAATTACCACTACTAACTATTAACTATTGATAATTAGCTACATTCCTGCAGTGCAGATGGCCTTTGCTCAACCATTGTATTTTCcctcttaaacacacacacacacNNNNNNNNNNacacacacacacagcgtgtgGTCTATGTAACTCCATGATACAGCATACTTAATACTGGTAATATTAGCATTGGGATATACACCAAGTATTTGGCACACTGTCACAATTTCTTGCGTAATTTTCTAGTTTGTACTGCTGTTCACCTTAATATTCAAAGTATTGTTAAACACTTCCAGTGTATAATTGAGATGATCTTTGCAATGAAGATATGTCCCTTTGTATTTAATATCCTAATTCATGTTTTCAATGTGCACGCTGCAAAGAGAATCAATTCAACAGCCGTCTTTCCGGAGCCTTGCGGTCCTGTTTGTTGCTGTAAGtgatagagtgtggtctaacCCTACTCCATCTCTAAAGTggcctgagataacttctgttaggatttgacactataaaacTGAATCAAATTAAATTGTTTCCATACCAGGCAGTAATGTTTCAGTAATGTTAATTTGAAACTGAACTAGTTGTTTAAATTAAGGCAACCAGACTATTTGGTTAGGTTcaggaaaagatcatggtttggcTTGAAATGAATTAAGTCTGTTACAGAGTCGGTGACAAGGTTATATACTAAATTAGTTAGTTGGTTAACTTCAAAATAGTCAAAGGGGATTTTGGTTTCACGTGAGATACAAACAGCGGTCTCCTTGGTGAAattcctatgttttttttacccatcCATCCCTACACTGACATAATCAACATATGTGGATGTTTTGTTTGGTGAAGACAATCTGAAAATGACTTGGAGcctgtgtactttttttttgcagttcatTTTTTGCAGttaattaatcaagaaaatcaGTAATTCTCTAATAATACTTTCCATAGACCTTCAGAGAAATCTTTTATTTCAGTCTCTTCCCATCATCACACACTGAAATAAGATAGGAGCACAATATT
This window of the Etheostoma spectabile isolate EspeVRDwgs_2016 unplaced genomic scaffold, UIUC_Espe_1.0 scaffold393, whole genome shotgun sequence genome carries:
- the clmpa gene encoding CXADR-like membrane protein; amino-acid sequence: MPAAPLLALFLVLLGVLTTCAQTEMKRVVGDNATLPCHHQFWVGDDPTLDIEWLLLKPANRQRVVITYFAGRVFDPNEAEHSRVALAGEFLKGDASLLITDLSLTDSGEYSCKVKTGAQYHWSTISLIVLVKPSKPRCWMEGKLLEGGDVKMSCKSADGSDPIHYKWERLMDKGKYAGKLPPLALIDLKNPEIVTLRNLTKDSTGVYKCSASNDVGEQSCTVEVKIHYVRSMGVVAGAVVGVSFGVLLIVLIVWLVFRKKEMKKYEEEETPNEIREDAEAPKAKLVKPNSLSSSRSGSSRSGTSSTQSMVHNMGLRGPRACVPAVAALKENCQASSFPQSPPGYNQTVPKIPEPRSTPTSTSTSNCKPSPPPKLSPGNLNRMGATPVMVPAQTKAFQTV